One window of the Oncorhynchus clarkii lewisi isolate Uvic-CL-2024 chromosome 19, UVic_Ocla_1.0, whole genome shotgun sequence genome contains the following:
- the LOC139374988 gene encoding DNA (cytosine-5)-methyltransferase 3A-like isoform X5, with translation MNAMEDHEEMEPEPQQKEEVSVITHNQQQQQQQQQQQQQQQPTDPASPTVATTPEPVAMAGGDKTSPKTADTEPEYEDGRGFSIGELVWGKLRGFSWWPGRIVSWWMTGRSRAAEGTRWVMWFGDGKFSVVCVEKLLPLSSFSNAFHQPTYSKQPMYKKAIYEVLQVASTRAGKAFIACSESDETDTSKSVDLQSKQMIEWAKTGFQPTGPKGLEPPEEERNPYKEVYPDVWVEPEAAAYTPPPAKKPRKSTAAEKPKVKEMIDEGTRERLVYEVRQKCRSIEDICISCGSLNVSREHPLFAGGMCQSCKNCFLECAYQYDDDGYQSYCTICCGGREVLMCGNNNCCRCFCVECVDLLVGPGAAQIAIKEDPWSCYMCEKGQKGVFGLLERRTDWPCRLQHFFANNHDQDFEPPKLYPPVMAEKRQPIRVLSLFDGIATGLLVLKELGIQVERYVASEVCEDSVTVGIVRHQGRIMYVGDVRNVTRKHLHEWGPFDLVIGGSPCNDLSIVNPARKGLYEGTGRLFFEFYRLLHEARPKEGDNRPFFWLFENVVAMGVSDKRDISRFLECNPVMIDAKEVSAAHRARYFWGNLPGMNRPLTAMCTDRLDLQECLEHGRTAKFGKVRTITTRSNSIKQGKDQHFPVFMNEKEDILWCTEMERVFGFPVHYTDVSNMSRLARQRLLGRSWSVPVIRHLFAPLKEYFACV, from the exons ATGAACGCAATGGAGGACCATGAGGAGATGGAGCCTGAGCCACAACAGAAAGAAGAAGTGTCAGTAATCACACACaaccaacaacagcagcagcagcagcaacaacaacaacaacaacagcagcctACGGACCCAGCGTCCCCGACGGTGGCCACCACACCTGAACCTGTCGCCATGGCAGGTGGTGACAAGACATCACCCAAGACAGCTGATACTGAGCCTGAGTACGAG GATGGGCGTGGTTTCAGCATTGGGGAACTGGTGTGGGGGAAGCTGAGGGGGTTCTCCTGGTGGCCTGGTCGTATTGTCTCCTGGTGGATGACCGGACGCAGCCGAGCTGCCGAGGGGACACGATGGGTCATGTGGTTCGGCGATGGAAAATTCTCTGTG GTGTGTGTAGAGAAACTGTTGCCTTTGAGTTCCTTCTCCAACGCCTTCCACCAGCCCACCTACAGCAAGCAGCCCATGTATAAGAAAGCCATCTATGAGGTGCTTCAG GTGGCCAGCACCCGAGCAGGCAAAGCCTTTATAGCCTGTTCGGAGAGCGATGAGACGGACACCTCCAAGTCAGTGGATCTACAGAGCAAACAGATGATAGAGTGGGCTAAGACAGGCTTCCAACCCACCGGGCCCAAGGGCCTAGAGCCACCAGAAG AGGAGCGTAACCCATATAAGGAGGTGTACCCTGACGTGTGGGTGGAGCCAGAGGCGGCAGCCTACACACCCCCTCCAGCCAAAAAGCCTCGCAAAAGCACTGCAGCCGAGAAACCCAAGGTCAAGGAGATGATTGACGAGGGGACGAGAG AGAGACTTGTGTATGAAGTGAGACAGAAATGCAGAAGCATAGAAG ACATCTGCATCTCCTGTGGAAGTTTGAATGTTTCCCGTGAACACCCTCTGTTTGCTGGAGGAATGTGCCAGAGCTGTAAG AACTGCTTTCTAGAATGTGCATATcagtatgatgatgatggttaccAGTCATACTGCACTATTTGCTGTGGGGGACGAGAGGTGCTCATGTGCGGGAACAACAACTGCTGCAG gtgtttctgtgtggagtgtgtggaCCTGCTGGTGGGCCCAGGTGCAGCACAGATAGCTATTAAAGAGGATCCCTGGAGCTGCTACATGTGTGAGAAGGGACAGAAGGGAGTGTTCGGCCTGCTGGAGCGTCGCACTGACTGGCCCTGTCGTCTACAGCACTTCTTCGCTAATAACCATGACCAAGATTTT GAACCACCAAAGCTTTACCCTCCAGTCATGGCAGAGAAGAGACAACCCATTCGTGTCCTGTCACTGTTCGATGGCATAGCAACAG GTCTGCTGGTACTGAAGGAGCTGGGTATCCAGGTGGAGCGCTATGTGGCATCGGAGGTGTGCGAGGACTCCGTCACGGTGGGCATCGTCAGGCATCAGGGACGCATCATGTACGTGGGCGACGTGAGGAACGTCACACGCAAACAT TTACACGAGTGGGGCCCCTTTGACTTAGTGATTGGTGGAAGTCCATGTAACGACCTCTCTATTGTCAACCCGGCTAGGAAGGGTCTTTATG AGGGCACTGGTCGGCTGTTCTTTGAGTTCTATCGTCTGCTGCACGAGGCTCGACCCAAAGAGGGCGACAACCGGCCGTTCTTCTGGCTCTTTGAGAATGTGGTGGCCATGGGTGTCAGCGACAAGAGGGACATCTCTCGCTTTCTAGAG TGTAACCCGGTGATGATCGATGCCAAGGAGGTGTCTGCTGCTCACCGCGCCCGCTACTTCTGGGGGAACCTGCCTGGCATGAACAG ACCCTTGACTGCCATGTGCACTGACAGACTGGACCTTCAGGAGTGTTTGGAGCATGGCAGAACAGCGAAG TTTGGCAAAGTGAGGACCATCACCACTCGCTCTAATTCCATTAAGCAGGGTAAAGACCAGCACTTCCCTGTCTTCATGAACGAGAAGGAGGACATTCTCTGGTGCACTGAGATGGAGAG GGTGTTTGGCTTCCCTGTCCATTACACAGACGTGTCCAACATGAGTCGGCTGGCCAGGCAAAGGCTTCTGGGAAGGTCGTGGAGTGTACCGGTCATCCGTCACTTGTTTGCACCACTCAAAGAGTACTTTGCCTGTGTTTAA
- the LOC139374987 gene encoding dihydropyrimidinase-related protein 5-like — protein sequence MSSSSATTRILIKGGKVVNDDVTQEADVYIENGIIQQVGEGLMIPGGAKVIDASGKLVLPGGIDTSVHLQQSFMNATTVDDYYSGTKAALAGGTTMVIGHVLPEKNESLLEAYEKARSQADNKACCDYALHMGVTWWGPKVRAEMESLVRDKGINSFQMFMAYKDLFMLRDSELFQALQNCKDIGAVARVHAENGELVAEGAKEALDLGISGPEGIEISRPEELEAEATHRAITIANRAHCPIYLVNVSSMSAGDVLATAKMQGKVVHGETTTAHAVLNGLQYYHQDWAHAAAYVTVPPLRLDPNTPNYLMSLLGNDTLNVVASDHRPFTTKQKAMGKDDFTKIPHGVPGTQDRMSVIWERGVVGGKMDENRFVAVTSSNAAKIYNLYPRKGRIIPGADADVVVWDPEGTRTISVDTQVQGGDYNLYESLRCHGVPLVTISRGRLVYENGVFTCSEGSGKFYPLRTFPDYLYKKMVQREKCQALKAVEREPYVGDVALMNSGKKDCGPCDGDTPTRPHTKHGGQRDLHESSFSLSGAQVDDKIPKRSSARILAPPGGRSSGIW from the exons ATGTCTTCCAGTTCAGCGACAACCAGGATCCTAATCAAGGGCGGCAAG GTGGTGAACGATGACGTCACGCAGGAGGCGGATGTGTACATTGAGAACGGCATCATCCAGCAGGTGGGGGAGGGGCTGATGATCCCAGGAGGGGCCAAGGTGATTGACGCCTCTGGGAAACTGGTCCTCCCCGGGGGGATTGACACCAGCGTGCACCTGCAGCAGAGTTTCATGAACGCTACCACCGTAGACGACTACTATAGCGGCACCAAG GCAGCCCTGGCTGGAGGTACCACCATGGTTATAGGACATGTATTACCAGAGAAGAATGAATCTCTACTGGAAGCCTACGAGAAGGCCCGCTCCCAGGCCGACAATAAAGCCTGCTGCGATTACGCCCTGCATATGGGGGTCACCTGGTGGGGGCCCAAG GTGCGTGCTGAGATGGAGAGCCTGGTGAGAGATAAAGGGATCAACTCGTTCCAGATGTTCATGGCCTATAAGGACCTGTTCATGCTGAGGGACTCAGAGCTTTTCCAGGCCCTACAGAACTGTAAGGACATCGGGGCTGTGGCCCGTGTACACGCTGAGAACGGAGAACTAGTGGCCGAG GGAGCCAAAGAGGCATTGGACCTGGGAATCAGCGGCCCAGAGGGCATTGAGATCAGCAGACCAGAGGAG CTGGAGGCAGAGGCCACCCATCGGGCGATCACCATCGCCAAtagg GCCCACTGTCCTATCTACCTTGTCAACGTGTCCAGCATGTCAGCAGGAGATGTGCTTGCCACAGCCAAGATGCAGG GTAAAGTGGTCCATGGGGAGACGACCACAGCCCATGCGGTGCTGAACGGTCTGCAGTACTACCATCAGGACTGGGCCCATGCTGCAGCCTACGTCACTGTTCCTCCTCTACGCCTGGACCCAAACACACCCAACTACCTGATGAGTCTACTGGGAAA TGACACACTGAACGTAGTGGCGTCTGACCACCGCCCCTTCACCACCAAACAGAAGGCTATGGGCAAGGACGACTTCACAAAGATCCCCCATGGAGTCCCGGGCACCCAGGACCGCATGAGCGTCatctgggagagaggagtg GTCGGAGGCAAGATGGACGAGAACCGTTTTGTTGCGGTGACCAGCTCCAACGCAGCTAAGATCTACAACCTGTACCCCAGGAAGGGTAGGATCATCCCAGGGGCTGACGCTGACGTGGTGGTCTGGGACCCTGAAGGGACCAG GACCATCTCTGTGGACACACAGGTGCAGGGTGGAGACTACAACCTGTACGAGAGTCTTCGCTGCCATGGTGTCCCACTGGTTACCATTAGCCGTGGTCGTTTGGTCTATGAGAACGGAGTGTTCACGTGCTCCGAGGGCTCTGGGAAGTTCTATCCTCTCAGAACCTTCCCTGACTACCTCTACAAGAAGATGGTGCAGCGGGAGAAG tgtcagGCCCTGAAGGCCGTGGAGCGTGAGCCCTACGTAGGAGATGTAGCGTTGATGAATTCTGGGAAGAAGGACTGTGGACCATGTGATGGGGACACTCCAACACGACCACACACCAAGCACGGAGGACAGAGAGACCTGCATGAGTCCAGCTTCAGCCTctctg GTGCCCAGGTTGATGATAAAATCCCAAAGAGATCTTCTGCAAGGATTCTGGCCCCCCCAGGTGGTCGATCCAGTGGCATCTGGTAA